Below is a genomic region from Echinicola rosea.
CGCTTGTCGTTTTTAAGCTGGGACAGCCAATGCTGGATATAGGCAGAGGAATTATCCTGAAGGTCGTTCTCCCAGATACCGCACAGGTTGCCCAGGTAGCTTGCGCCCATCTCGGCGATAAGTTCTTCGCGGGCATAAAGGGTCCCATCCATATTGGACGTGTCCCATAGCTCCTTTCGGTCCAGTCTTTTTTGGTGGCCCGTTCCGTGGACGACTTCATGGTAAAGGGTCTGGTAATAATGCCCTTCACTTCGGAACAGCTCCTTTTTGGGCATGTTGATGTAGTCCTTTCCCGGATGGTAATAGGCCTGCGCTTCCCCGTGCCTGATCCCGGGAAGGTCCGGGGCTTTTTCCAACAGCTCCTCGCAGGCTTTTATCGGTTGGAAAGGTTTTTCCATGACGGTTTCGGGGAGGTCCCATTCCACGCCTTCCACTTCTCCTATATGGAAGACATTGTAATACTTCAGGAAGGCGCGCCTGTCCACCAGATCCTTGGGCAGTTTCCCGGCCTCTTCCCAGGACAGCTTTTTACCTGTTTCTTTGTGACGGTACATTACGTTCCAATATACGACAGGAATGGATCTGGATCCCTTTTTCACCTTCCCTCCCAGGCTTTCGGCCTGTTTGAAGGTCAGGTAATAGGGTTCGGCATGGCCACAGCTCAACAGCAGCCAGAGGTTGATGCCCCTGTAGGTTTTGCCGGACCGGTAGTTTTTGGGCAGTCCCATGACCGACCAGGGCTGTTTCCAAGGGACAACGCCCTTTTCAAGGCCGGCCATGATCCTTTCGTTGACGATCTGGTAAACATCTTTTCGGGAATTTTTGCTTTGTCGCTTCATAACGTTTTCGTTTACAGGTTAAAAGATTCAATTATGAAGCACCCCCAGGCTGCAGGGGACATTAAAGGCAAGGAGGATCGGAATAAACGGGCGGGGCAGGTGGTGATGGCTTTATGCCGAAGTTCCTTGTCCTGTATGGAAACTGACCGCCTAACTTTGCGGGCAATTGAATAAAGAAAACAAAAAAGCATTTGTTCCATTAATTTGGAATCCCAGCTCAGTCCATTACATCACAGGACAATAATACCAGCACAAAAACAACATATAACCATAACTATTTTGTATATGAATTCACCGGTAATCACAATAATCAGTGAATACAAATTCCGCCTGACAAAACCACCGAAACAATGTACATAAAGACCATAAGGCCAACCATTGAAAAAATGTCGGCATGGAAAAAACCATTATCATTACCGGTCCAAGGCAAGTGGGCAAGACCACCTTGCCCAAGGATATCCTGTCCGGCATCTCCCATTTGTTCCTAAATAGGTATAACCCAA
It encodes:
- a CDS encoding ArdC family protein; protein product: MKRQSKNSRKDVYQIVNERIMAGLEKGVVPWKQPWSVMGLPKNYRSGKTYRGINLWLLLSCGHAEPYYLTFKQAESLGGKVKKGSRSIPVVYWNVMYRHKETGKKLSWEEAGKLPKDLVDRRAFLKYYNVFHIGEVEGVEWDLPETVMEKPFQPIKACEELLEKAPDLPGIRHGEAQAYYHPGKDYINMPKKELFRSEGHYYQTLYHEVVHGTGHQKRLDRKELWDTSNMDGTLYAREELIAEMGASYLGNLCGIWENDLQDNSSAYIQHWLSQLKNDKRLLVEAAGKAQKAVDYLTGKMT
- a CDS encoding AAA family ATPase — encoded protein: MEKTIIITGPRQVGKTTLPKDILSGISHLFLNRYNPTLGNLVDRHKLFSNRFYEHLEKYYWDDE